The sequence AAGTTGGCACCGCAGCGGACCGGTTGCAAAGTTCTCGCCGGATGCGGGAGGAGGCTGATCGATTGTATCGGATAGCTGGCGAGCAAGTGGCCACCGAAGAGCAGCGCGCCAAAGCGGGAGAGAGTAGCAAGGAGCCCACACGGCGTAGATCAATCGATGAGTGTCGCGCGGACATAGTCAGTCGGGAGATCCGGTGCAGAGAGGATGTCGCAACAACAGACCTCTACAGGGCGCTGGGTGGTGGGTGGAGATGATGAGAAGCTCCTGCCGAGCCACAGGAAAATCTGCGAACGACTCTGCGGATTTGTTAAAGCTAGACCCGCGAAAATTCGACTGCGATCACGAAAGCTCAACCCGCCCGGACGTGTCCACGCAGCCAAGAGCCTTTCAAGCCATTATCGCTTCAGCGGGATCTTTTTCTTGCCTGCGGTCTTACAACTTCAAGTAGGCTGTCTTGCGGCTGTTCGCATCGTGGCTATCAGCGAACGTTTAGAGCTTGGCCGGGTCGATCAGGGGGGCGATGATTTCAGGGGATGCTACGGCGGTTCCTCTCGATGAAAACGCGAGCGTAGCCAGTAGCCGTATTGTGAAAAAGCGCACGGCAGGAACATACCCACCCCAACCGGAGGGACAAGGCTATCGTGTTGCCACTTTATAAGCCGGGCAAGCTATCCCTCCTTCCGACCACCTATACCCCCAGCCGATACGGCTCCAGCCACTGCTCGACGAACTTCCTCGTTTCCGCATCGACCTTGCGGTTGCAGGATGCTTCGAGTTCGGAAATGCCCCAGTTCCCGTCGGACAGCCGCCGGATGCACAGGGTGGCACGACTCGGGTGCAGCACCCGGTAGATGTAGCACTCGCCGGTTTCCACACGCGCCGTGTAGCTGGCGACGCAGTTCTTCTGCTCCCGCCCCTCGGCGACGAGTTCGGCCTGGTTGCGGAGCGGAATGATACTGCCTTTGATGCCCGGCAGCGGCGGGAGCGGCAACGTGCCGTGCTCTTTGCGGAGCGCCCTGAGTTTCTGGAAATCCACGGAAACCTTCCCATGCAGATCCCTGATCCTTGCCACCGACGCAAGTGCCGGGAGCGGTCGGCCATCCTCCAGCTCGTCTTTCATCGCCGCCGTGTCACGCAGCGTCGCCGCGACGGCTCCCCGGTATTTCTCCTTCGGGTCTGCGGCCACCTCTTCGAGAAGGGCTGGTGTCAGCGCCGGGCGGATGTGTGGGGTGAGGATCAGTTCCATCACGCCGAGATTGATGGTTGGGACATGGGCGAGCAATTTGGCGGAAGCGGAGTCGGTCCGGCGCATCACCGTCAGCAGCGCTTTCCACAGGCGCGGATCGATCGACGCAGGCGGGATCTTGCGGAACAGCTTCACCTGGGCCGCCGTATCGGGGAGCTTGAGCAGTTTGAGGAGATCGCGCTGAGGCATGCGGCCGAAGTCGAGCTTGCTCCTCGGATAGTCCGCATACCAATCCGCCACCGCGTAGGCGAGCACCGGGTTGGCCTTCGCGAGATCCAGCACGCCCTTGTCGTGGGCAAGCAGCATGAGCAGGTTCCACTGGTGGCTGCGGAAATCCTGGAGCGACTTGGCCACGTCCTTCGGCAGGGAGAAACGGAACGAATCAAAAGCCCGTTTCCGCTGCTCGGCGAGGGGCGTTGGCTTGGGGGCCGCCGGCTTCCTTGAGGCGCTCTCCTCAAACAGATCGAACGCCAGCTGGTCTCCCGCCGCTGGGGGTGGCGGGTTCTTAGCGGCCTTCTTTTGCGCTCCCTTCGCCGGCCGCCGGTAAGGAGCGACCAACCGGAACTCCGGAACGAACGCGTCCCAGGAACCGAGCAGGTTGCGCACTGCGGACGGCTCATCCCACCCACGAATCAGCATCACCTCATCCTCTCGGAAAATCATCAGCTTCCCATCCTTGAAACGGTAGCCGGGAGTGCGGGGCGCGGCAGGGGACGGCATGGGATGAGCGTGGAAGATCCGGGTCGGCTCGGCAATCATCGGATGGATCCGGGGAGAGAATTTCGGCAGCCGGGAACCTCGTGGATCCTTTTTTTCCCAACCCCAACCAAGCACGACGGGTGTTGCATCGAGCCGACGCCTGATAAGGCCATGTACCCAGCGGCATCACAACTGCGCTTATCGCGACCCCTGCCGCACCACCCGGTCAAGGTCTGCTGGGCGTTTCGGATAAAGATCCGCAAGGTCACACTTCAGCACCCGGGCAAGCAACAACAGTTCGGCGTCGTTGACCCTCCGCAAACGAGCCTCGATCTTCGACAGTCCGGCACGGGTAAGATCCCAGCCCGCCACCTGGAGCTTCGCGGCAAGCGCTTCCTGCGACAGTCCGGCAACCATCCTCAGCTTCCGGACAGTCGGGCCGACGATGTTCTGCTGGCGTTTGCTTTGCTCCATTTTTGGAGCTTGACGTTAATCATAGAAATCGTCTGATTTGCTCCGCTATTGGAGCAATTATCCGATGTGCCATCTCGGACATGATCGAATTGGAATCACATCAACACTGAACCTAAACCAAACTGAAAAATGAAAACGTATTTCAAAGTCTTAGCCGTTCTTTTGGCAATTCAGCTTCTACCCTCATGTAAAAGTGAGGAGGAAAAACGAAGAGAGGCTCAAATAAGAATTCACCGACTCATCGACCAAAATGCTAGCCGGATGAGTTCGGAGTCCGAACGCCGCAGAGCGGAAGATGAGGCAGCGCTGGAGATTCTCGGACGAGCCATTGGGCAGGGTCTTCAACAAGGCGGACAATCTGGCGGAGACTACGGAGGCGCTTCACAAAGGGAGCGTGACGAATACTATCGTCGGCAGAACCAGAGGGGGAGGGAAGAGGACTTGGATACCATTATACGGGGCTATTGAATACACCCTCTTGATCCTACATTGGGGATCTTCAAGTGGGCAAATTGCGGGAGAAAGCTGCTTGGTTGATGACTCAGCCATGTACACGCCTACACAACCCGATCCTTGAACCTTTCCGAAGTTCATGGGATCATGTCGGCTATCTCCGTCGGGGACCGGGCGCTTCTTGGCTCTCGGCGGAGTCCAATCCCATCGAACCCCATGGCCGACAATCATTCTCTCCAGAGACTCCTCTCCGCCTTTAACGTCACCGACCTTGGTGAGGGCGACCCAATTACCGGCTGCAACCTGCTGGCAACGATGGCGGTCACGCTGGGCAACCTGTCACAGCCGGGCAGCGGGCTCAGGTCAACTGATGGACGCCTCCTTCCCGTTAGCTGCAACCTCCTTGCCACAGGCTCCCTGCTCGGCAGCCTCGTCATCGACGAGGTGGTCACGCCGGTCGGCCGCTGCCAGGACAACCTCCTCGGCCAGCTGACCCGCCTCCTCAAGAACGATGCGGCGGAAGGCAACAAGCCGACACCCCGAAAATGGTCCTTGGCGAAAGGACAGCCGAACCAGGGGGAGAAGGCGCTGCTCCAGATCATGACCCGCGATCAGGACTTCCCTCCGCTGTTCGGTTCCATCCAGGATGAGTGGAAACAGGTTCTCAGCGAGCCTCCCTCACCACGGGTGGAGGATCTGGTGCGACGCCCCCGGGTATTCGTGACAGCACACACGCGGAGCCATCTTGAGAAGCTTCTGCCCGATGCCCATCTGGGCGAGGCGCTGGTAGCCATCGGTCTGGGCCGGGCAGCCGACGCGACGAAGCTCGATGACCTTTTTCCGCGCCTGATGGACGGGATGTTCCCCGGCGGTCCTGCAGGCGAACTTGTCAGGGGAAGGCTGCTTGTCACCGACCGAGGCGGGATTCTGCGCGAAGTCGCGGCATCAACCGACGCCAAGCACAGCTGGCTCGGGCGCTTGGTCTGGCTCGTCGAAGGCGACGCAGGCCCCGACGCTCCTCCTGTGGGCAAGACCGGCGGACTGATCCAGCTCCCCCGACTCACCCGCAGATTCGGGGAGGCTGTCCGTTCCACGATTGCTCGCCGGCTGGATACCGACGAACCGCAGCCCCTCGTCTACACCGAGGATCTCTCATCATACCAAGCCAACTGGATGGAGTTCCTGCGTGACAAGGAAGCATCGCTACCCGGAATACGAGGAATTGCGCGGAGCCTGTTCCCGAGCCTGGTGTTCGGTCTGGCGCGGCTGACAGCCGCCGGGGTGCCGCAGGGTTTCCAATACCATCTCGAAGGCATCGAGGCTTTCGCCCGCTTCCTCATCGAGCGGATGGAGGCGGCCAGGAATGAGATGCTCTGGTCGCCGGAGCAGGCGCGGAGGCTAAGGCTGAAGGAGAGCCTGCTGGAGAAGCTTGCTGACGGTCCGCAAGAAGCGCGTAGCATGGCACGCAGGTTCCATCGCCTTCCGAAGCCCGTTTGCAAAGGTTTGCTCCAAGAACTCGAGGATGAAGGCAAAGCAATGCTCATCGGCAGTAAATGGACGCTAACGAAGAGGCAGCCGACCACAAGGTGAGCCCGGTATCTGGAACCAGTAAAAAGAACGACTCCCTCTGAGATGTGTGGATTTTACACCATAACACTTGGCGAACCTCCCGATCATGCTGTCCCGAGAATCGGGCGCTGCCACCGCTGCCACCGCTGCAAAGCGCCGCAGAAGCCATTTTTATAAGCTGCCTGGCAGCAGATAGGCACAGATTGTCGCGATACAACAACGACTCGAACGAAAGGAGAGACCCACCGCTCCCGCGCGTTTGAGGCACCATAGCGCTACCAGCCTCCCCCGATCAACGAATTCTAACACCTTTAATTTCCATAACTCCTTGAGAGAGAAGATGGTGGGCAGGGCTGGATTCGAACCAGCGTACTCAATGAGAGCAGATTTACAGTCTACGAAATTTGAATATTCCTTGAATTTCCATTGGGTTTCAGATTGTTTCATATTTTGCCGTAAACCATTGTATTTAAATGCCATATGAAACATTTTTCTTTTCATTCGCGTTCAGATTTTTTCATCTTTGCCCGGGAGAAAGGATGACAAAAGGATGACAGGATTTCTGTTAGGACTTCGCTGGACACCTTGAATTCGAATTGTAGAAGCGTAGGCCATGGCTAAGAAAGACACGAAAGAAGATGACAAGGACAGCCTCGTCATACGGAGCAAGACGGATCAGCGCTACTGGCTGAACCGCCTCAAGAAGCGGAGCCGAAGCGTTAATGGCACCCGGGTGACAGACCCCAACTTTTCAGTGCAGATTTCGTTCGATAAGCGCAAGGAACGGGTCAAGCTTGCCACTGCCAACAAATCGGATGCGGCAGCGCGCGCGGCCGCATTCTATCGGAGCTTGGTAGCGGATGGCTGGGATCGCGCGTATGAGGTTCATTTGTTCGCCAGAACGGGAAGACGGGGGCAATCCAATTCCGGAGCGCTTCAACCAAACGAGACGCTGGGCGCATTGTTCGCAGCGTATGAGAAAGTGGCAGCTCCCCGCACGAGTACGATGTCCTCCTACAAAAAAGCTTTGCGAAAAATCTTTTCAGAGATCGCTGGCATCACCGCCGACAAGCGCGCTCCAAGTGCACCATCCAGAAACCGAGCATGGAGGGATCAAGTGGACAATCTTCCCCTGAATACGCTGACAGCAGATACCCTCCAGGATTGGAAGTATGCACAACTTGGTCGAATCGACCTGACCCTGGACGAACGCAGGGCCCACACCGTCACCCTCAATTCGCTGCTGCGGAATGGGCGCTCCATATTCGCAAAGAAACACCGGGCGGCGCTCGCTAAACACGTCCTGCTTCCCGAACCGATTCCGTTCGATGACGTCCGCCTGGAGTCCTCCCCCATCCCACGGTACCGCAGCAGGATCGATGCGCGAGCGATCCTGAAATCAGCTGATACCGAGCTTTGTGAAACCCATCCGATCCTTTACGCGACATTGAACCTCGCCCTGCGCACAGGTCTGAGACGCAAGGAAATTGATACTCTCATGTGGAAATCCTTGGACCTCGATCGCAAGGTTGTTCACGTAGAGGCCAACGAATATTACGACCTCAAATCCACAGACTCGGCCGGTGAGGTAGACATCAACGATGATTTTTTGGGCTTCCTGAGGCGATATCGCAAAAAACATTCCACTGAGATTTTCGTGATCCCCACGCCGCCAAAAATCCGTAAGAGACAGGCTTCAGCCAACAACCCGAAGTGGTCTGCCACATCCCAGGGCTACCGCTGTAAAACTGTTTTTGAGGATCTGACAAAGTGGTTGCGTGCCCATGGCGTCGATTCAAAGCGCCCCATTCATGAATTGCGGAAGGAAATCGGATCCCTAGTCGCCAACGAACACGGGATTTATGCCGCCAGCCGGTTCATGCGGCATGCGGACATCCGGATCACCGCTGCCAGCTACCTCGACAAGAAGAAGAGAATCGTAGCTCCGATCTGAAGACCCGGGACTTCTCTCCCAGATATTTGACCAGTTTGATCGACACGGTTGCCGCGATGTGCTACCGGGAGGTTGTGATGAGTCTGCAGCCTGAATCAATGCGAGGTTACAGAGAACACGTTTAGGGGGTGACCTGACGATCCGAGCTTAGGATTTGTCGGCGGGTGAGGATTAAAATCACTCTGAATTGGCCACTCACTCCCTTTTTCACGTCGCGGGATTTGGTGAATCTTCCCGCTATGAGCAGCGACCTCCTGAAACTCTCCGAGCAAATCGCACGGGATCTCCCGATTTCAGC comes from Akkermansiaceae bacterium and encodes:
- a CDS encoding PcfJ domain-containing protein; amino-acid sequence: MPSPAAPRTPGYRFKDGKLMIFREDEVMLIRGWDEPSAVRNLLGSWDAFVPEFRLVAPYRRPAKGAQKKAAKNPPPPAAGDQLAFDLFEESASRKPAAPKPTPLAEQRKRAFDSFRFSLPKDVAKSLQDFRSHQWNLLMLLAHDKGVLDLAKANPVLAYAVADWYADYPRSKLDFGRMPQRDLLKLLKLPDTAAQVKLFRKIPPASIDPRLWKALLTVMRRTDSASAKLLAHVPTINLGVMELILTPHIRPALTPALLEEVAADPKEKYRGAVAATLRDTAAMKDELEDGRPLPALASVARIRDLHGKVSVDFQKLRALRKEHGTLPLPPLPGIKGSIIPLRNQAELVAEGREQKNCVASYTARVETGECYIYRVLHPSRATLCIRRLSDGNWGISELEASCNRKVDAETRKFVEQWLEPYRLGV
- a CDS encoding helix-turn-helix transcriptional regulator — encoded protein: MEQSKRQQNIVGPTVRKLRMVAGLSQEALAAKLQVAGWDLTRAGLSKIEARLRRVNDAELLLLARVLKCDLADLYPKRPADLDRVVRQGSR
- a CDS encoding site-specific integrase; amino-acid sequence: MAKKDTKEDDKDSLVIRSKTDQRYWLNRLKKRSRSVNGTRVTDPNFSVQISFDKRKERVKLATANKSDAAARAAAFYRSLVADGWDRAYEVHLFARTGRRGQSNSGALQPNETLGALFAAYEKVAAPRTSTMSSYKKALRKIFSEIAGITADKRAPSAPSRNRAWRDQVDNLPLNTLTADTLQDWKYAQLGRIDLTLDERRAHTVTLNSLLRNGRSIFAKKHRAALAKHVLLPEPIPFDDVRLESSPIPRYRSRIDARAILKSADTELCETHPILYATLNLALRTGLRRKEIDTLMWKSLDLDRKVVHVEANEYYDLKSTDSAGEVDINDDFLGFLRRYRKKHSTEIFVIPTPPKIRKRQASANNPKWSATSQGYRCKTVFEDLTKWLRAHGVDSKRPIHELRKEIGSLVANEHGIYAASRFMRHADIRITAASYLDKKKRIVAPI